A DNA window from Mycosarcoma maydis chromosome 12, whole genome shotgun sequence contains the following coding sequences:
- a CDS encoding putative 60S ribosomal protein L41, which translates to MRAKWRKKRMRRLRRKRRKMRARSK; encoded by the coding sequence ATGCGAGCCAagtggaggaagaagcgtATGCGCAGACTTCGTCGTAAGCGCAGAAAGATGCGCGCCCGATCCAAGTAA
- a CDS encoding putative DNA-directed RNA polymerase core subunit RPB6: protein MSDREDGGEETFYDDEEPVYDGDDLGEEQFDDGADGAANGIVHSSAGGDPSTSMAGQANAERITTPYMTKYERARILGTRALQISMNAPVLVPTEGETDPLEIAMKELAAKKIPLVVRRYLPDGSYEDWTVSELIVSE from the exons ATGTCAGATCGCGAGGACGGTGGAGAGGAGAC CTTTtatgacgacgaggagccAGTCTacgatggcgatgatcTCGGAGAGGAACAATTTGACGATGGCGCGGATGGCGCTGCCAATGGTATCGTCCACTCTTCTGCAGGTGGCGATccttccacctcgatgGCTGGTCAAGCCAATGCCGAACGTATCACGACACCCTACATGACCAAGTACGAGCGAGCCAGGATTCTTGGTACGCGTGCTCTTCAGATTTC CATGAACGCACCCGTACTTGTGCCTACCGAAGGCGAGACGGACCCATTGGAGATTGCCATGAAGGAGCTTGCCGCCAAAAAGATCCCTCTTGTCGTCAGAAGATATCTTCCAGATGGTAGTTACGAGGACTGGACGGTCAGTGagctcatcgtcagcgAGTAA
- a CDS encoding Chitin synthase 2, with product MSHYHRQGGPGQPHDSYEDQQQPYYTDQAHSGYDHHSYHQQQLYHAAYDAAQPEYQAAPVKPQRQPSRIRSNSSGSRSVSHTPAAYTNQGIPPVPSNLSAARQRSDPSQALPPSSSSYAQDAFSRPSYSSHRNAPNAPNSNHPSRWDPNASYDTAPTAPLYDPAPLPGSGQLDADPSQHSIDLGVREPLYDDQVMQQHYPYGGAAAFQRSDSYQSGRPGAGGYHSIDDEKSIHSKHSNQPPGAWNAGAPSMPYNNMPTSHSTIQMAQPAYPPSPYGEYEMHATGMPEPNMSIAGLGAPGALIAAAPMPGMQHHDSTYSRENRERIMRKRTVKRIPLQDGNLVLDIPVASSISKSTTNNPEFREMRYQACTSDPDRFIEEKYTLRPWLYGRETEMAIVLTCYNEDDVLFARTMGGVIKNIAHLCSRTRSKTWGPDAWKKVVVIIVADGRKKANERMLKALGLMGCYNEGVMKDHVLKKPVEAHIFEYTTRVQITEKGEVKVTPCPIQVVFCLKEQNKKKLNSHRWYFNAFCQMLKPNVCILLDVGTKPTGTSIYELWKSFDKHHRVGGACGEICVDTGRGCTALFNPLVASQNFEYKMSNILDKPTESVFGFISVLPGAFSAYRYKALLGRPLEMYFKGEKLHSGEGSNSIFEGNMYLAEDRILCFELVTKEREGWLLRYVKSAKAYTDVPDRVPEFISQRRRWLNGSLFASYYAVWHWYRIFTSGQPFLRKLWLLFQVIYNLVLLVFSWFGIANFFLAFYFLLSASTSTEGSDPFGGQGAAIVEIFQNIFIAMVIVVLVCSLGNRPQGSNFAYTSAIIIFALIMGLALYAAGYTIYLALDAAGLTHTNGWRVDNLETLFKTSGFRDIVISLAATYVMWLLCSLLHLEPWHMLTSFVQYLFLTPTYVIILSMYSMCNTNDLSWGTKQSNGPATDLGGATGCNSKQDGKGEMVDVKIPTSAADAEELWTHYRQTLSQPTVEVKQKRDKATRQEDHAKNFRTNLVLIWMCTNALVVIIFTSTWWNKYVRNHIYAGAVRRGEPVINPYQSAIFWSTAGLSAVRFVGSITFLLLRLFGH from the exons ATGAGCCACTACCATCGCCAGGGCGGCCCTGGTCAGCCCCACGATTCCTACGAAGACCAACAACAACCGTATTACACCGACCAAGCTCATTCCGGATACGATCATCATTCATaccatcagcagcagctctaTCATGCTGCTTACGACGCCGCACAGCCCGAGTATCAGGCCGCTCCTGTCAAGCCACAGAG GCAACCATCCAGAATCAGATCCAATTCGTCAGGTAGTCGCTCTGTATCCCACACTCCTGCCGCTTACACCAACCAAGGCATACCTCCCGTTCCCTCAAACCtctctgcagctcgacaacgCTCCgatccaagccaagcgcttcctccatcttcctcttcctACGCTCAGGACGCCTTTTCGCGGCCTTCTTATTCTTCCCATCGGAACGCACCAAACGCACCAAATAGCAATCATCCAAGTCGTTGGGATCCCAACGCCTCCTACGACACAGCTCCCACCGCGCCGCTCTACGATCCTGCCCCACTTCCTGGTTCCGgtcagctcgacgccgatccCTCTCAACACAGCATCGATCTAGGCGTGCGCGAGCCCTTGTATGACGACCAAGtcatgcagcagcattaCCCTTACGGCGGTGCAGCCGCATTCCAGCGTTCCGACAGCTACCAGTCCGGCAGGCCCGGCGCAGGTGGCTACCACTCTATAGATGACGAAAAGAGCATTCACTCGAAGCACAGCAACCAACCACCTGGTGCTTGGAACGCTGGCGCTCCCTCCATGCCCTACAACAACATGCCTACTTCTCACTCCACGATTCAGATGGCTCAGCCAGCCTACCCACCCAGCCCCTACGGCGAGTATGAGATGCACGCCACAGGCATGCCCGAGCCAAACATGTCCATCGCAGGGCTTGGCGCGCCTGGTGcgctcatcgctgccgCACCCATGCCCGGTATGCAACATCACGACTCGACCTATTCTCGCGAGAATCGCGAACGCATCATGCGCAAGCGCACCGTCAAGCGCATCCCTCTCCAAGACGGcaacctcgtcctcgacaTTCCCGTCGCCAGCAGTATCAGCAAatccaccaccaacaaTCCCGAGTTCCGCGAGATGCGCTATCAGGCCTGCACCTCGGACCCGGATCGCTTCATCGAGGAGAAGTACACGCTTCGTCCCTGGCTGTACGGCAGGGAGACTGAGATGGCCATCGTGCTCACCTGCTAcaacgaagacgacgtGCTATTCGCCAGAACCATGGGCGGTGTCATCAAGAACATTGCCCACCTCTGCAGCCGCACACGCTCCAAGACGTGGGGTCCCGACGCATGGAAAAAAGTGGTCGTCATCATTGTAGCTGACGGACGCAAAAAGGCCAACGAGCGCAtgctcaaggcgctcggCTTGATGGGCTGCTACAACGAAGGTGTCATGAAGGATCACGTCCTGAAAAAACCCGTCGAGGCTCACATCTTTGAGTACACCACTCGCGTCCAAATCACCGAGAAGGGGGAGGTCAAAGTAACGCCTTGTCCAATCCAGGTCGTCTTCTGCCTCAAGGAACaaaacaagaagaagctcaacAGTCATCGATGGTATTTCAACGCCTTTTGCCAGATGCTCAAACCCAACGTCTGCATCCTCCTGGACGTAGGCACCAAACCGACGGGCACGAGCATATACGAATTGTGGAAGTCGTTCGACAAACATCACCGTGTTGGCGGTGCCTGTGGCGAGATCTGTGTCGACACGGGACGTGGCTGCACCGCGCTCTTCAATCCGCTCGTCGCCTCACAAAACTTCGAGTACAAGATGTCCAACATCCTCGACAAACCCACCGAGTCGGTCTTTGGCTTTATCTCGGTGCTTCCCGGTGCGTTCTCGGCCTATCGATACAAGGCACTCCTTGGCCGGCCTCTGGAGATGTACTTCAAGGGCGAGAAGCTGCACTCGGGCGAAGGGAGCAACTCGATCTTTGAGGGTAACATGTACCTTGCTGAAGATCGTATTCTTTGCTTTGAGCTCGTCACCAAAGAGCGCGAAGGATGGCTTCTACGATATGTCAAGTCGGCCAAAGCTTACACCGACGTTCCCGACAGGGTGCCCGAATTCATTtctcagcgtcgacgctggcTCAACGGTTCGCTCTTTGCCTCGTACTATGCAGTGTGGCACTGGTACCGCATCTTTACATCTGGCCAGCCCTTCCTTCGCAAGCTCTGGCTGCTCTTCCAGGTCATTTACAATCTCGTCCTGCTTGTGTTCAGTTGGTTCGGCATCGCCAACTTCTTCCTTGCCTTTTACTTCTTGCTCAGCGCATCGACCAGTACCGAAGGTAGCGATCCATTCGGCGGCCAGGGCGCTGCTATTGTCGAGATTTTTCAAAACATTTTCATTGCTATGGTCATCGTCGTGCTCGTTTGTTCGCTGGGCAACCGGCCTCAAGGTTCCAACTTTGCATATACGtccgccatcatcatctttgcgCTCATCATGGGACTCGCTTTGTATGCAGCTGGCTACACCATCTATTTGGCGTTGGATGCAGCTGGACTCACACATACCAACGGGTGGCGCGTCGACAATCTCGAGACACTGTTCAAGACCTCGGGATTCCGAGATATCGTCATTTCGCTCGCGGCGACCTACGTCATGTGGTTGCTATGCTCCTTGTTGCACCTCGAGCCTTGGCACATGCTAACATCTTTCGTACAATATCTCTTCTTGACCCCGACCTACGTTATCATCTTATCCATGTATTCCATGTGCAACACCAACGATCTCTCTTGGGGCACCAAACAGTCGAACGGTCCGGCGACCGACTTGGGCGGTGCTACGGGCTGCAACTCGAAGCAGGACGGCAAGGGCGAAATGGTCGATGTCAAAATCCCCACTTCAGCTGCCGACGCCGAAGAGCTGTGGACGCACTACCGACAGACGCTCTCACAGCCCACTGTCGAGGTTAAGCAGAAGCGCGACAAGGCAACGCGACAGGAAGATCACGCCAAGAACTTCCGTACCAACCTGGTGCTCATCTGGATGTGCACCAACGCCTTGGTCGTCATTATCTTCACCAGCACGTGGTGGAACAAGTACGTGCGTAATCACATTTACGCAGGGGCAGTTCGCAGGGGCGAGCCTGTGATCAATCCGTATCAGTCGGCGATCTTCTGGTCGACCGCTGGACTGTCAGCTGTACGCTTTGTTGGCAGCATCACTTTCTTATTATTGCGCCTCTTCGGACACTGA